From Heliangelus exortis chromosome 11, bHelExo1.hap1, whole genome shotgun sequence:
ATCACAGCTGTCAAAGCCACTGAGTGCTGTGTATTGGACACATCTTGCTGAGCTTGTCCAGATATCTTCAGGGTGGTGCTCACCCagcaagtgaaagaaaactgatGTCTCCCTTGTAGTGTGGGTTGTGTCTCTCTCCTTCaatcttcagcagcagcagtggcagtaTATTTTAGAATAAGATCCTAGAAACTcccaaatttcccccaaaaCAACTGATGTCCCCTCTTAAACAAGCAAGGGAACAAGTTAGCAGAGTTGTCTGCCCAGAGCCCTAATGGAAGCCCTTGATTTCTTGCAGACACTGATGAGTGCCACTCAAGCCCCTGTCTGAATGGAGCTACCTGCGTTGATGGCATCGACTCTTTCAAATGCTTTTGCCTTCCCAGCTACGGAGGGGACCTGTGTGAGATCGGTACGGCCAACCTGGCTTCAGCTAATCTTACTAACTGCTGCACTACCTCCTTCCCACCctacccccccaaaaaaaataagctgatCCCAGGTGATTCCATCAGTCCTGCCCTCATCTCAGAGAGCTAACCTCTAACAGCAGCTTAAAGTACAGTAGAGTTTTGCTTATGTGTTTTCGCTACTTTGCTCATCACAGCATCGTGTCCTCTAGAAGTCCTAATCAGAAGCTTCTGGTGTctccttcagttttctcttttttaagttTCTCCACTGAAGATCCATAGAGACTGTAATGGTGTTGATCGCAGAATTCACTGCCTCTTTGGGCAGAAGAGTCTTTCTGTTCATCTGTAAGAGTGGGAAACTTGTGAGTACATCTTCACCCCAAGGCAAACTTTCTCTGCTAGACTGGAATTTCATGGAAGGATGCTTCAACTGAGCCACATAAAATTATTGTGTTTCTCTCTGTGAAGATGCAACTGAGAGAAGCCTCACTCACTCCAGGAATCCCCACCAATTTGACACAGCATGACATTTTTGTCACCTCATCAACATAGTTTCCTGTGCTAAAATCAGCAGGGAATGTGTATCTTTGAGAAAATGTGAAGTGACCTATTTTCCCATCAAAATTGGGAACCTCTGACCTGCactaatatttctttttgtttgtgcaagggaagaaaaaaagggttgttttttttccttaaagctgaTGAAAGCCCAAACTTTTATCAGCTTAGGTGAGGGGAAGCTGTCCTGCCTTGCTCagacaaaagaggaaaaagattgCAGTGTCTTCTTCACTTTTGGCACAAGTAATGATGGTGTATattggattttctcctcccctttctctgcatctctctttctgcttccagtATTATAATATGGACAAGACCATAAGAAAAGAGGTCAGGATTATTGGGCCTTAACATCACTTTCCTAATGTCACATAATCATCCTCTGatctccccacccctcccacccATTGTTGAAGATCCTTGTAATAGAACAAGAAACTTTCTATCATGCACCCACTTATGGCCTTTTTTGTTACAAGCCAGAGATCCTCTCTTTATATTCATCTTTTATACCTGGGCCCACAGCCTGGGAGATGCAAGAGGAAGTCAGTGTCCCAACTTTGGTGGTGAATGTAAATCTGCATGATTCCCATGAGGAAATGTCCCATTCTGTAACATCTATTGGTGTCCAAGAAGAGCAGAACATTCTAGGTGAGCTCTGCCACCTGTGCACACAGCCATCCCTTCATGTCACCACAACTGTGTCCCCACCAGGGAACAAGCTTTTTGTCACTCTTTTCTAAAATTATTGCTGCCCTATTTCCCCATAAGGGACAGCTATGTAGGAAAGAGACCTTTATCCTAGGAAATGTCCTGCTTAGGGTCTGTGCCATCCTCAGGCTGTGATGACAAGGGGTGGCACTcaagctgctggaaaaaagttttaaatctgAAAAGATGGAGGGTATTCTCTGCTCACCTTGTGCAAGCAATCTGCCTGCAAAGACCAAGAATCCTTGGAGCTTCAGCTACTTCCAGATAATCCATTTGATCTGTtgaagaaggcagaaaacattttttcagtgcttcagcTGACTACCAACATCTATGAAGTGTTTGCAGTCTCCAGATAGGCAAACACCAGAAAGGTGGATTAGGAGGAATTAGTGTGATTGGAGgtgagagcagaagaaagaaactgAGTATAGAAAACCATactggaaagggagaaaggtATGAGGATTCATGAAAGCCCACCACTCCAAGTGCCTGAGAAAGAAAGGTATATTGGGGACCTGAAAGGCTGAGATCaaacacatttcattttctgtttcctttggtCACACGGAGAAACTGTGTGGTGTTGCATTGCATGAGAGATCCCGGAGGTCTTTTCTAGTGGTTTCTCCACTTACCTTTTTATCTCCCTCAtccatgtttttttgtttttttttttttatattaatggGTTCAACTCTTCAGTGTTTCTCAGATGGTAAAAGATATTctgaaaagctgagaaatttTTGTACTTCTCTAGTAGCTTCCAAGATTTTCCTtgagatttcattttctctcttcaccATGGTAAGTTCCCAcctctgtctcttttcttccacCTTGGTAAGTTTGTCATAGCCCCAGAACCACATCAGGCAATGCGACCACTTAAACCTGCTCTCTCGTCCCCTCTTTTCTCTTTGATACATATGTGTTAATTCTGAGCATCTGGATTCAAGTTTTGGAGCTTCTTTCCAAAGCAAGAAAACTCTGCAGGCCAGCACAAGTGGAAAGAGTGAGTCTATTTCTTGGTCAGTTCCATGAACATGACACAGGGATTGAATTACTCAGGAATAAGTTAATATTGGTCAAGTTTTCTAGTAGCACTGGTCAAGTTACTGCATTACTGGGTCTTCAACACAGGCTCCCCTCTCTACGTGTGTCTTGGATGCCTTATGGTCATTTTCCCTGGGTTTTCCTACAGGCAAGTATCAGGGTCTGATTTTTAATGGAAGTGACCATGTGTTGTCCTATGCCATGAGAGCATGAGCTGCTAAGAGGTGAGTTGGAAGGCTTCCAGACCCACACACCAACTCCTTCATCCCTCCTTTGTGTGTTTCAGATCTGCAAAACTGTGACGAAGGCTGGACCAAGTTCCAGGGCAACTGCTACAGGCATTTTGAAGACAGGGAGACTTGGATGGATGCAGAGAACAGATGCCAACAACATCAAGCCCATCTGAGCAGTATCATCACCCCAGAGGAGCAAGAATTTGTGAACAGTGAGTGCTGAGGGCAGCTTGAGGTTGGGCAGGGGTTCACCTGTTGGATTCTGTGTCTTGTGGGCAGATTTATCCAAAactatggtaaaaaaaaaataaaataaaataaatttcccCCACTAGTGCTCAGCTATTTCCTAATAAGGTCTCACCCTtgtgggggagaggaggaactGTCCATACATGAGAGAGAAGATGGCCCTGTCTTGGCTAGGGCAGATCTTTGCTCTTACCATGTTGCTGATGAGGTTTCACAAGGTGTTCACTTGCTGCAACAAGCATGGTGACCCATGTCAGTGTAGGTGGCTCCATGCTAAGTGGGAAGGGAGACAGACGAGCACAAGGTAGGGAAGAAATCACTTCTTTTCAAGGGCTGGTAATGGAGAAGGAGCCAAATGACCCAGAGTCTCCTGGGCCAGAGGCAGCTGAGATGGCAATGAAACACTTCCAACAATGTGTGGGGGAACTGTGACAcactcttctttcctctcttccaggCCATGCACAGGATTATCAGTGGATTGGCCTCAGTGATAGAGCTGTGGAGAATGACTTCCGCTGGTCTGATGGGCACTCCCTGGTAAGCCAGCAGCCTCTGGAGTGGGCAGGCATCCCTCCAACAGGAGAGGAGATTCCTGTTGGGTGGGAAGAGCCCCATGAGCTTTGTTGAGTGCTTGGGTTGGGTGTTGAGTGGAGGCATCCCTAAACTTTTTAGGGCTCACGTTTTTTTCAAGCCTGTAGCAAAGCTGGTCAGGCAAGCTCCTGGACAAGATGGTGGTGGAAATAAGTAGGAACAAGGAGGGCTCAGCCTCAGgtgaagggatttttttctcttggcagCAATTTGAGAACTGGCGACCCAACCAACCCGATAACTTCTTTGCGGCGGGTGAGGACTGCGTCGTGATGATCTGGCACGAGCAAGGCGAATGGAACGACGTCCCCTGCAACTATCACCTCCCTTTCACCTGCAAGAAAGGAACAGGTCAGCACCCTGCACCCTTGCTGGCAAAGCTGGGGgtctcaggcagtggctgtggggctggggtcaGGGCCACGTTTTCATGTCCCCATGCAGAGCCATCTCTCCAACAGGGCAGCTCTGTGCCCTCCCATGGATACAAGTGGCCATTGCAATGCCCGCCTCTTGGTACTTCTCCAGGAGGTGAGGACAGAGCCCTGAGGCAGACATCTGATTAATTCTAAGGTccatcacagaattttcatgtCACTCTGCCCCTAAATTTTGTGAACCTAGGGATACTCAAAGAGATTTGAATTTTTATCAACTTTTTAATCAACTGTGCCTTTTTTGCATTTCCTCCTTATTCTTTCCTCACAACAGAGGAAACAAACCATGTCTCTGTGGACATAGCAATGAAGCCCAGCAGCCTCAGGTGATGGCACCTACCCAGATGGGACCCAGACACCTTCTAGATCAGAGATGTTATACCAAAGGGGGAATCACAGGGGAGGGCATCACTCCCATGGCATCCTAGGGTTAGGCAAGGATGGCTGTGGGCACAGCTGCCTCTGTGCACCCCGCAAGTGGCCACCTTTCAAGCAGTCACCTTCAATCACTCCTTCTCTCCAGCACCTAGAGATCCCAGAGGATGGGATGCAGGAGAAGCAGAGTGATAAGACTGGGTGTGCTGCCCGGGTGTGAGCTGACTGATGCTCAGCCAGGCAGGACCCCTCAAGCACTCCATGTCTCTGCCCACCTCCTGCAGTGGCCTGTGGGGACCCTCCTGTGGTGGAGAATGCCAGGACCTTTGGCCGGAAGAAGGACCGCTACGAAATCAACTCCTTGGTCCGGTACCAGTGCAGCCAAGGCTACATCCAGCGCCATGTGCCCACGATCCGGTGCCAGCCCAGTGGGCAGTGGGAGGAGCCACGGATATCCTGCACAAACCGTATGTCTTGGGTTCGGGTGCCCTTCAAACCCTTCACCCTCAGGTTAGGGCTGATGCACCCCTGCAGTgagagaaggagctggggacaaggggggcATCACCTTGGGGTGCAAGTCAGCTCCAGGCTAGGCAGAAGAGAGAACATAATGGTGTCGTGACTTGCTGAAAGCTCAGCCCCTGATGGGGACATGGGAGCTAGCATCTTCTGGGCACATGTGGAACGTGGAAGATGGCTGGAGGGTAGCCTGGACAATTCCTCCACATAGGCAGGGCAAGGGCAGATCCAGAACCAGGAAAAGGCAACAAGGAGATTAGCAAGGGCCCAGGCTacttaaagaaaggaaagaaaaaggaacagtttCCGAAAGGGTGGGGTTTGGCACCACCTGCGAACAGAGAGAGAATTACAGCCAGGAGCTGTggtgtgtccccctccccaagccctCCCCATcatccccctgccctgggagcagacaggagccctgcagcagagctaAGCCAAGGGACAGGGCTGGGCTCCTGACCCTTCTCCTGTCAGGCTTCCAGCTGACGGCAGTCAGCCATCTCCCACTGGTGTCCCAGCCCACTCCCAGGCCTGTCTACACCCCTGTCCCATCCCCACTTGACTGGACTTTCCCATTATTTCATTGGCTTTGGCCAAACTGCATTCATTAGTCCAGTGGCCTCCTTGGTCCATCTGGGCAATTCCAGCTAAAGCAACAGTcccagaggcagggaaaaattGATACGGGCTTAAGGGACAAACCTCCGCCCCAGGGAGGAGATGGAAGGAGGAGGGACTGACGAGATGCCTGAGGGCAGCCCCATGATGTAAACCAAGGCGCTGTCTCccttggctctgctgcagacccggagagctctgcaggctgctcccGGCCGAGACCATCAGCAACCAAGAGACCCAGGCTGTTCCCAACCACCTTCTCCTGCTTCCAGTAAAACCCTCCTGCAACTATCGTGATGGAGCGGTGCCAGATTCGAGGAAGCAAAGATGGGCAGAAACCTTGTCCCTGACAGccagatgggtttttttccctatccCAGGGGATCGGGGAAGGACTGGTAGGGGAGCTGGGGAAGCGGCCCCCATTCCCAGCCCTGGATAGGAAGTGATGGGCTCACCATCCATAGAGAGAATGCTCCTGCACAGGCTCTCTGGGGGAACTGGGCACCTTGACTCCTGGGTGAAGCAaaccccagctgcagggacGAGAGAAGGGGCGATTGTGTGCGAGCGAGCAGCCTGGCGCCGGGGCACACACAGCCACCCGCCGGGCAGCGCTGCCTGCGGCCGCCCGTATTTTTCCAGGGAGCCAGGGGCCAGGACAGCCAGCGCGGGACAAGCAGCgtctctgtcccagctcctgcttAACAAGgtgccttttcttctccctctcccgCAGCCTCCAGCTACCAGCGCAGTCTATACAAGAGGAGCCCCAGGAGCCGGTCGAGACCCAGCGGCAGAGCCGCGCACAGGCCCACCCATTAGAGCAGGGCGAGAGAGACCgatggggaaagagagagagagagagatttttaaCGGAACAGTTATATTAACAGAGTCGATTTCTTCTtcttgttgttgcttttttgtcatataaggaaaaaaaaattatattaaagaCAAACCCAcctttgtgtatatatataaaagaaaaattaatgtgtttttttttttccaagcaccaaagcaaagcaaattagATGTCAGCATTTTTTACTAACCATCCGGTTCCAATTATCTTTGTGCctttggggacagggaggggggtGGGTTTGCAGAGGGCAGAGGGTTAAGttaaataataaagattattatttttttcctgattttatcCACGAACAATgtaattatttctgttatttaatCTCCAGGGTGAACAGCaccttttggggttttgtttttgtttttttccagaacccTCCTATTGCTGCAGCATGTCGGGGCAGGTGGGGAGGGCCAGGGGGGCTGCagtggaaggagctgcaggaggaggggggtaAGGGGATGCTGAgactgggggctgcagcccctctctgcttccccaccaccccacccccccacagcacagcacccaTCCCAAGACAACATGCTCTTTCCAGGGGACTGTGCGGGGCACCAGTGTTCCCTGCacctatttatatttttgaacATATCCTATTTTGAAAGAATGATAAATAATAAAGAGAGTGAAATCAGAATGGGCATTTGGTCAGTGTtgtgttttgggggaaaagGAGGTGTTTGCGTGGGCCGGGGGCAGGTGTCCCTTAGGcagtggggaaggaagggaagtcTAAACAGGGTGCTCCGGGCTACATGGGACCAGCTCAGCCCCAGACAGAACCCAAGGGTGCAGCCCAGCAGACAACAGAGGTGTGGGGAataaatgacctttaaaggtcccttccaacccaaaatgtTCCATGATTCCCAAGCCCCAAATGAAGGAGGACCCTGGGGTAGGACATCTCCCCCAGTTCAGCTCCCACTCCAGGAGGGTTTTAACCCACATGCCTAAAATCCATCTCAAACCCATCACCAGCAGGAAACATTTCCCCCTCCAGCTTCCAGTCTTAACACTGGGGGCTTAATTAACACCCATTGATGAGCTCCTTGTCAGGTGCCAGGGTGGGCACAAGGCTGAGCTGACAGCAATGAGATGATGCTCAGCCAAGACAGTCCTGGGTGTCCAGCCAGGGATCCCCAAATCCTCTCTCATGCTGGGACAGAGATGGGGACACAGCCACGTTGCTCCAGGGCTTTCTCCACTGATTTATTAGAAAAGGTCCAGGAAAATACATCTTTTCACAACCAGACACTCAAAGAAGAAGACACCAGAGATCAAGTGGAGTCCAGGTGAGGAGCACATATAGATAAGGCACTGGTGCTCCCATGAGGACAGGCACAACGGTGGGATGAGGCTGGAAGAGGGGCTGGGATCACATGGAGGCACCCGCTCCCTGCCTCTGGCTGAATCCAGCCTCACCACTCTCTAACCCcacaaaaacagcagcagaaccatCCTGGAAGAGCACGGGGGTGTTGGTGTCCCACTGCCACCACAGGAAGGGGCCAAGCAGGGttgcagcagctcaggcacTGCCAGCCTCGCTGGCACGGGGaccatccctgcctgcacctcGTACTGGGGACAGCCCCGTGCTGCCCCAGCCATCAGCTGCATGTGCCAGCTGCTCAGCAAgaggtggaaaataaaaaggaaagaaataaaaataaaaccaaacagaagcctctcccccaccccacctccccccagTTACCCCCTAAGCAGCCCAGGGAAACACCCGACACCGGGCACCATCAGGCTGGAAACATCCTCCGGCCGAGAAGGAGCCCTCATGGTTCCCTATCTCTCCTTGTAGCAGAAGACCCCAAACCTGCCCTTGCTGGGGAAGCCGAAGCTGCGGACACCAGGCTCCGCGGGGCCGCAGTTGGGGCGGGGCTTAGCGATGGGGTAGCGCACACTGCCATCCGCCAGCCAGCCGGCATCGCAGCGATCCAGCCCCAGGAACTTCCAGGCAGAGTAGAGGTGTCCCACCCGGGCAATCTCGGCCCCAGcgtcctggcagctctgcttaGCCTCCTCCAGCGTCATCCCAGCCGGGTGGTCCAGATAGAAAACCTCTcctgggagggaaaagggagcaTGAGGGGAGCACCAGTGCAGAGCATTCTCTGCCTGGAGCAGTGTCACCTGGGCTGAGCCCCATGCCCTAAGCAGGAGGGAGGACACAGGATGCCACTGATCAGGCACAGCATCTTCCCCGGGTTCCCTCCCACCCATCCCCTGGCTTGGCACCCACCTctaagagcagaggagaagcagaaggcaTCAAAGCGGTGGAGGTGCCGGTGGCGGGGGCCGTAGCTGCGGATGCCCGGGGCGAGGTGCAGACCACCGCAGGGCTTGCGGGGCAGGCGGATGGGGTACTGCACGGTTCCGTCTGCCAGCCAGCCCGCGTTGCACCAGTCCAGCCCCTCGCTCCAGGCCTGGAAGAGCTGGTTGAAGGTGGCAAGGATGGCGCCTTGCTCCTGGCACACTCGCTCGGCTTCATGGTAGTTGAGGCTGTACTGCCCACGGGGAGGCTGGTAAGGGAACACGATgcctggggggagggggaatgcTCAGCTGGCTCTGTTGGCAGCCGGTCCAACCCCGGTTCGGCCCCAGCAGGAGCCTCAGGGGTTCCCAACCCATCACAAATTCAGGCTCTTGGGACTATTCCAGGGTGGCACAGCCCAAAGTTCAGGAGTGCAGGGATGTGACTGCTCAGGGcatgcagctgccagcagcGAGTGGCCAGCGACATCTGGTGGCACAGCGGGACAAGGGCTTGGTCTTAGGGACACACAGACCACCCCTCGTGGGGAGAGCACCAGCATATACAGAGTATTCTATCAGGGATGCAGGCACCACCACCACATGGATGTACAGACCACATTCCTGGGGGCACACAGGCAATGGTCCCAGGGAGACATGGACCACCTCTGTGGGGATGGAGACCATCATCATGGGGATGCACAAACCACAGGCACACAAGGACACAGGAAGGTATTAGCCACCACCCCAGGACACATGGACCACCAAGATGGGGCTGGATGGACTGCTGTCATGGGGATGGAGAGACCATGAGAACACATGGACCACCACCACAGACCACAAGCCACTGtgagaggaagggctgggggtggggCAAGGCAGtgtgcaggagcacagcaatGGGGATGTCCCTCATGCCAAGTGAGCAAGAGGGGTTGGACCAGTCACCATGGTTCATCACAAGGTGCATGCAGACacccagagctgggaggtgaggGGGTGGCTGCTCACTGCAGCACAGTGGGAAGATGGGTAGGTAGAGGCAGGAAACGTTGCAGCCACAAGGTCACCCCCAGCTCCAACTCCACAGTAGCATCCCCAGCATCCAAGCTGGGTGGATTGCCCTGGGCTCACAACCCACAGACAACCCCAATCCACCACCCTGTCACACTGCACATCTCAGCCCCTTTCTTCTCACAGTTGGGCTCCTTGATCCCCCTGCCTTGCTACCTCCCCCAAGGGGGGGGTACTACAGGAAGGCCAGGCTCACTGGCTTTGTTCAGGGGTTCCCACTGTGCCCCCACCTTGCAGTTGGAGGTCCACCACGTCGCTCTCATCCTCCAGCCCATCGATGACTTCACAGCGGTACTTGCCCTCATCCTGCAAGTGCACATCACTGATGACCAGTGAGGCCTCACGCCAGCTGGCCTGGTGGAGGTGAGCACGGCCCTGGAAGTCCCCAAAGGCCATGTGGGTCTTGCCAATGGCAACCAGTACGTCTTGCTCCTTGGTGTAGTCGTCTCGCAGCTTGGACCACTTGATACGGATCTTGCGCTTGGCCTCCTGGTAAGGCTCATAGTGGTAATGGCAGGGCAGGGTGACATTGGCTCCATTGGAGCTGTAGATAGGGTCTTTGGGTGTTTCCACCACCAGCCTGGCCCCATTGAAGTAAacatctggagaaaaagagagaaggtgTGAAGTTTGAGTCAGGATGCAGGGCTGGGCAATGTCTCCaaatctctgcagctgctctgctccctccctccagccACCTCTTCTCAGCATTAAGTCTCCCATGAGCATCTCCCAAGTATCCCTGCAGcaccctctccttctcctctggatcacacacaccccctcagAGATGGGTCCCAGCCTCATCAAGAGGCAGAAGGTGGCATTCAGCCCCTCACACCAACCTGCCagcctcccttctcccccaTCCCTGTCACTCCCCAATATACCTTTCTCTTGCCCGTTGCCTTTGTCATTCATGACGTGGTTGTAGTAGAAGCCATTGTAAAAGGGGTGGTGGGAGCCAGTGGCCAGCCTCAGCAGGATGGCCTCCAGGAGCAGCGGGAGCAGCAGCATGGCTGGGGAGCGAGGCCAAACCTGAGCCTGGGctgtggaggaggaaagggcTGTGGTGACGCCCCCAAAATAACCAGGAGGGCCTCAGGGCTGCCAGGCACCTGGTGGCAGCCAAACTCCATGGTAGGACTGCAAGGAGAGGGGTGAGAATAGCCAGCGGAGCAGCTCGCATGCCCGCAGGGGCGGGCACAGGCAACCTGAGCTGTAGCCCCAGACTTGCCCCACAACCGGGACTCCCGGAGCTCCCATCCTCATACTCCCACCTGGGTCACCCCACGCGCCTCCACATCCGCGGCTGGCACCCGGAGCGGGGACggggcagcctggggaaaaGGGATCCCAGAGTGTCCTTTGAACCGGGAGCACTGGGAAAACATCAGCCAGGGGGTGCggggtggggagaagaggccGAGCCCCACTGTAAGCCACAAGCTCGGTTTACAGAGTCAACCGAGCGTGCAACCCAGTcgaggaggggaggagagagctgggggctgcctgCGCTGCCCCGGCACTGCACAAAGCCCGGCGGCACCCAGCCGGCCCCGACCAGTACCCCCAGCTCCTACCCGGGGTTGCCACTTGGCACCACAGACACGACTGGTGCTGATCCCACGCAACACGTTTCGCTCGCAAACCACGTCCCCTGGGATGGGGGAAATTTGGCTGCCCCTCGGCATCGGAGATCCACACTGCCCCAAGACCTGGGTGTCGCGGGCACCCAAGAGTGCTCCGTATGGAGCTCACCCAGGGCGGTGGCATCAGGATTTGCCGACTTGCGAGCTTTGCCGGAGCCGGCAGAGGGGGCCCGGCACCAGGCAAGCCTCCAGCATCCCCCTTCCAGACTGGGAGGAACCTGACATCTGTGCCCCCTGTCTACACCAGGTTACCGATGCCTGCAAAGGTGCCCCAGGCCAGGGGGCTGTGGGAGAGCGGGTACTCATCCCGGCAGGGTCCCTCAGGGGGTACAGTGGTGGTCTCCGGGCAGCGGGGTGTGCAAGCAGCTGCTCTCACCATGGGTTGCTTgcacccatcctctcctccccagtgGGTGCCACCGCTGACCCTCCCGTGGGGGGTAGCCCATGCTTCCCACCCACCGAGGTCTGTGGAGCCGGTGCCGGACGGTACGGGGGGCACCGGCGGGATGTGCAGCCTGGTCCCGGCAGTCCGGTGGCATCGGGCAGAGGCCGGCAGGCACCGGAGCCCGGCAGGAATGATGCCACGTGCTGCTcgtgcaggcagggagagctcGAAGCACTGGCAACTTCACACCTCGGTTTGGGGACACCAACCCCggccccccctctgcccccaaTGCCTTCTACCCCCAGAGCCCAGGGTGTTGATGACACTCCAGTGCCCTCAGCCGCGGTGCCGGTGAGCACCGTGCCACAGCACCTACCGTGGGGATGCCCGGCACCTCCTGCGGTGATGCCCGGCACCCTCCATGGTGATGCCATCCCTCCACGGCGAGCAGGGTGCCCACCACCCCGAGGTgccagccctccccagcccccgGCCAAGCCCCACTCACGCTGGTCGCGGGCAGGCTGCAGGCAGGCGTGTAGGCAGGCTGCAGGCAGATGCACTGTGTTTAGGGCTCTTGCAGGGCTGAGAggaagcagctccagggcctgCCTCTTAAAGGGAAACACACGCCTTTCCCAACCCCCTGCTCGCAGCCCGGAGCTGGGGTGGGTGCCCCCGGCTCCCTGTCTGCCCGCTGTGCCCAGGCAATGGCCTCACCATGTGCCCGCACGCTGCCCACACACCTTGCCTGTAAtgtgccagctgccagcactgtccccagctTGGCAGAGAGTTGGGGAGCAGGGTGCTCCATCAGGGCTGGTGGGACCCGTGATGCCCCATGCAAAGCCCCAGTGAAGCCGTGGGGCAGGGGCAGAAGAGTTGTCTCTTCTCCCACTTTCCAATGGGGAAACTGGAAGCAGTCCCCCAGAAAACGGCAGTGTCACATGGCAATGTCAATGCATATGGCAGGACCACTATGGCCACGAGCAGCGTGGGGTGAGTCGTCTGTGGTGAGGGGTGGTCTGTGCCCAGGAGACACAGGCAGcacctgcctgccctggggtCCAGCAGAGGCCATGGGGTTCAGCCTCTTTGGGGCCTGCCTGGGGCTTTGGGGGTAAAGCAGACACATAGAAACCAGGGGAAAAGCTTTGGAGTGTCTGTTTGAATGCATCTGAGGGGGCACTACCTTTAGAGCGCCCTCTGTGCCAGCTCTGGCCAGCAACACAAGACAGGCAGCCCCAGATCTGAGAGCCCCCAGTCCAGCCCCTGAGAGGGGCAGCATGGCAGCGGCACAGCCAGGGCTTCCCAGTCCGGGAGTGTCTGATGGGTCTGAGCACATGGAGGAACCATGGACCAGTGTGTGCCCTGACCCAGTGACCCATTGCCCCGGCTCATCCCGCTGCTTTGCCCCCTGCTTTGTTGTTTTATGGCGAGGAAATGAGGCATGGGGGCCCCGGTCTGGTTCTTGCTGCAGCCTGCGACGGCGTCAAGCCGGAAAAAAAACAACTCGTGCAAAAATAAATCACCCAGGGGATGGTTGTGGGGTAAAAAAGGGCCGGTACCCCTCCTAGGAGtgccccccagcacagcacgCTTGGGGTGAGATCTTGTCTGCCCGCCGCCGGGACGCTGATAGGGAGCAGCCGGCACGGAAACAGCGTTATCTGCCAGCAGCGCCGGCCTGGCAGCTCCCATCCTCCGTGGGGAGCTCCGACCAGGGATGGCTGCAAGCTCCGGGATCTAGAGGCACTGCTGG
This genomic window contains:
- the HAPLN3 gene encoding hyaluronan and proteoglycan link protein 3 translates to MLLLPLLLEAILLRLATGSHHPFYNGFYYNHVMNDKGNGQEKDVYFNGARLVVETPKDPIYSSNGANVTLPCHYHYEPYQEAKRKIRIKWSKLRDDYTKEQDVLVAIGKTHMAFGDFQGRAHLHQASWREASLVISDVHLQDEGKYRCEVIDGLEDESDVVDLQLQGIVFPYQPPRGQYSLNYHEAERVCQEQGAILATFNQLFQAWSEGLDWCNAGWLADGTVQYPIRLPRKPCGGLHLAPGIRSYGPRHRHLHRFDAFCFSSALRGEVFYLDHPAGMTLEEAKQSCQDAGAEIARVGHLYSAWKFLGLDRCDAGWLADGSVRYPIAKPRPNCGPAEPGVRSFGFPSKGRFGVFCYKER